In Euphorbia lathyris chromosome 2, ddEupLath1.1, whole genome shotgun sequence, the sequence TTCGTTATTAATTTAGATTTACTCGTTATTAATTTAGATTTGTTCGGACCAAACTGAATCGGgatttaaaaaatcaaattttgacCCATacaaaatctaaaaataatatattaataaaaaataatatttataattataaataaatatttagtatatatatatatgaatttaataattaatataagggtaattaatttattagtccctatattttgataaaacacactgtttaatccctgtattttcaaaaacacatgataaagtctctaacctttttctcgatgaactgtttagtccttaatGTTTTTCCCGGTGAACTATTTAGtctctgccgttagactctcatgaagattttgttagtcaatttggatttgcgttcttcttttcatttattttcttttcctttaaactctaatgcatctgaaatcaactttgggtgttctttttcttgattttcttcttaatcgttcaaattcttAAGctttgggtctgttctttttcttgttctccatacaaatagcttcttcttttaaattggatttccttttctaaagtttgaaggtaaatagtaaagggtaatttagtcattttcgaagtcataaacggttaaaaatctaacaaacagacggaaggactaaacagtttgcTGAGAAAAATGTTATGGACCttattatgtgtttttgaaattacaaggactaaacagcgtgttttatcaaaatatagggactaataaattaattacccttaatataattataaaattttactattttttataCATAAGTAGCTCGCCTTGAAAATAATTAGACTATTTTACTATCTTATTAAATATCATTTCATGCTCATGGTATTTTTTGGGTGTTGTTATACCTAGCCTCAAATTCCCACCACTAGcctcgtgaaaggacgaaaatgccttTTCATGGGTTAAGGGTAGGAAAATGCTATTTTTTAGCTCTCTCGACACGCgagcgtgtggctatcacgcctcaccgtgtggtcgggcgtgatagtctcacgcctcaccttgtggtcggaCGTGTAGCTATCATGCCCGACCACACGGTAagacgtggggctatcacgcccgaccacacggtgaggcgtgatagccacacgcctgaCCTCacggtggggcgtgatagctaCACGCCCGTGTGTCGGagagggtaaaaaaaattagtccgctgttgaattaaacccgtaaaaaaattagtccgctattgaattaaacccgtaaatacctgaattaaacaaaataaaatttacaacaactaaacttaattaaaatttacaacataaaaatttagttaaactaaattaaacaaactaaaatcCGCGTCAATATCTCCCCGAAAAAATTGGTTGTTCACCCTTGTGATTAACTCGAATTAaccttttagaaataaattatggcattttaactcggattaccctttaacaaataaaatataacaacGTAAACATAATATCGGGCTGATCCACAATCGGACCCCTCCGCACCTGCTCCGTCGCaacccctctccgcctacgaccagatatatcaataccacgcaatctcgtatgtCGTGGTGCatcatcctcgtcgtccatatctagacgacgagcagatgacgggatggatttccccccgatagtaggccgctccgtctacaaaaaattacactaaattaatctaaaattgtaacatataaattataatacaaattaatctaaaattgtaacatataaattataaattacaaattacaaattacactaaattaatttaaatgtaactataatttttttttaaaaaaaaccctcgggcgtatgaacatcacgtccgacctatggttcgggcgtgatgttcttaCGCtggaaccacaggtcgggcgtgatgttcatacgtccgACTACGATTCTGGTGTATAAACAGAAACGCCCACAGATCCCAATTCGAACCgtaaatcaaaaaaataaaaccgtaaatcttaccattttctCTTTCCCTTTACGGCCTCTTTGACGATccatgatttggttcaaaaacgagtccggatttgatcgaagagtGTATAGGGTATTTAAGAGGTTTtgtcttttttcaatttttgggaaaagggtagttcggtcaaTTCCCGAAACTAGAGGTAGGAATTTGTGGCtaggtatagtaattcactaTTTTTTTCATTCTCTCTGCTGCATCCAAAATTATTATGATAATTTtgaatatattaatataaaaaatttgaacttactataataaatatatgtacGTAAATGTATAACTAATGTTAattcatatatttattttataagttacaaatattatttttcttaaaaatttaataaatttaagaTATCAAATACAATTGTATGAATAATATAATACTGAGTTATgaatattatttttctttaagaaattaataaatttaagatATCAAATACAATTGAATGAATATTATAATTCTCAAACTATAATGTATGTCTTCGATGCTCGAATCCGTTTCAAAAAAGTTACCGAAATTCACattcttttaataaaataattaaaatttattttttaccttaataaaatcattttgaaCAATTCAAACTAAAAAAAGTCATTAAAATAGCGAAACAATCACGTTGGAAGGATTTAATTTTACGTATAATATGTTAGTCATCACGTGAcaggaaaaaaacataaaaaatattatatttttttatttactttttttttaatgaaaccGATACCTTTATTGAATTAAATCATCAGTCAAAACTTCTACGAGAAATGAAGGTGGAATAGACCAGTCTCTACAGACagacatttttttatttacttaagTATTTAAAActgtattataaataaaaaaaaaacaatttgaaaCTGCTAACTgagaacaaatttttttttctgataTGTGCTACACATTTAATTGTCATGTTGTGTTAAAATAAGTTATTTGTGATTTAGTTGTTGTTTGAATTcaccaaaataattttattaaaataaataatagagCTCAATGATTCCTTggaaaagaaaataatgttCAGTAACCTTTTCAAAATTTATCCAAATTACCATCTATGTAATACCTAAATATTAGTCTTTTCTAATTGAAAAcactttattgaaataaaaaaattatatatatatatatatatatatatatatatagggttctTTACATAAAATTCACAACTATAATCATATTTATTGTTTATTCAATATCAATAATTTAATTAGTATGATATCAAAAGTatggatttttattttacaaatgtCAAATTGTGTGAGTGGTTTAGTGGGTGAAATAGTAGTGGAAATTGTTAACTGCCTACCTTGACATAATTCACAATATTTATTGATAAAGTTagaaataagtttttttttttttttttttttttttttttttttttttttttttttttttttttttaaaaatgtcatatCTCATTTCATTGATATAAAAGGTACAACATACAGCACGAAAATAAACCCATACAGGCTATAGCCAGTATAAGCTCCACAAAGGGAAGagaaatgactacaaagagcaataataACCATAAAAGGTAAAAATACAATAAACATAGAAATCATATTCTTCTCGTAAGTCAAGTCCCGTTGAAAAACCTCTGTAATCCATGCTTCATCATTTAGGCTCCTCCGGatgttcggatctgagtcctttctgtttttgcaaccacgcagatctatagatctacggataagatgaagcttttccgctcttgctaagaccgaaaaaagacTAAAAGAAAGAAGTATAGAGAACAGTTGTAGATCTGACGGAAatagaagttcaagaagaaatatAGATTTCAAACGAACAAGAAAAAGTTAGAAATAAGgttttaattatgaattttCGTGTAAATCCCtcatatatataggggagggatcaagtgagaacctcctCTTAGGTAAGGAcactttcttaggtgagaaccaccaaaactacgtagttttgagtctaaaaattaaaaaaaaaacgctGCTACCATGGAGGTTCAAACCTTGGACCCTTTGTTACACTCCaaattacttaccactgagccaattaCTTTCCTTGTGGAATATGTGTCgtgctgattaatataccatcgcactgtagctttcattgtttaatatttgacgcatgcacttattaatattgattaaatatgcataataatgaattattaatagaaaaaaaagaaatgtgcataataatgaattattaatagaaaaaaaaagaaatgtgcataataatgaattattaatagaaaaaattcaagaacatgctccaatttcttttttttttttttgaactcaaacatgctccaattttttatttatttaattcctttatattttgtaatttatgttatataaaaaaaatatatttttttaaacatacgttataacatataatttaatttttttttgaaacaacatatattttaacttttaaaacacgaactatgaagtttagaacgtacaacatattttttagaacatacgttatgtttttttagaacatgtgttatgttttttcgaacatgagttataaattatatttttggaacaaatgaaaaaacgatccaaatatctactgatttttttagaacattatacttaatttttggagcacaaactataaactttagaacatacataaatgttttttagaacatacgttatatttttttagaacatgtgttatgttttttcgaacatgagttataaattatatttttggaacaaatgaaaaaacaatccagatatctactgatttttttagaacattatactttttggagcacaaactataaactttagaacatgcgttatgttttttaaaacatacgttatgttatttagaatacgagttataaattatattatagaacaaatgcaaaaatggtccatatatttactgtttttttaaacattatacttaatttttagaacacaaattataaagttaaaaacacatgtaacaatatttagaatatcgtccttaacattttaaaacataaattacaaaaatatggaggaattaaataaataagaaattagagcatgttcttggattttttttctattaataattcattattatgcacgtttcttttttttattaataattcattataatgcacatttaatcgatattaataagtgcatgcgtcaaatattaaacaatagaagctagaagtgcagtggtatattaatcagcgcgcgacaTAACACATAAGAAAAGTAATTAGCACAGTGGTAAGTAATATGGAGTGTAAACAAAGGGTCCAAGGTTTGAACCCCCATGGCAGCAgcgtttcttttaatttttagactcaaaactacgtagttttagtggttctcacctaagtaAGTGTTCTCATctaagaaagggttctcacaagagccctcttatatatatatatatatatatatatataaacttcattaaatgaaaatgaaattcactaatattttttttgaaacaaatccCAAACTTCAATGATCATACTTATACATAATTACACGTCAAAACTTGCAAAGTTTTGCTACTTCGTACTTTGTgcgtttcttttaatttttagactcaaaactacgtagttttagtggttctcacctaagaaagtgTTCTCATctaagaaagggttctcacaagagccctctcctatatatatatatatatatatataaaaacttcattaaatgaaaatgaaattcactaatattttttttttgaaacaaatccCAAACTTCAATGATCATACTTATACATAATTACACGTCAAAACTTGCAAAGTTTTGCTACTTCGtactttctatatatattttgagttattatatagggtaattaatttattagtccctatattttgataaaatacactgtttagttcctatattttcaaaaacacatggtaaggtccctaacctttttctcagtgaactgtttagtccttccgcctgtttgttagattttttaccgtttatgactttggaaatgactaaattatcctttactatttaccttcaaacttcagaagaggaaatccaatttagaagaagaaactatatatttgtatggagaacaagaaaaagaacagactcaatgcttacgaatttgaacattaacaagaaaatcaagaaaaagaacactcaaagttgatttaagatgcattagagtttaaaggaaaggaaaataaacgaaacgaagaacgcaaatccaaattgactaatagAATCTTCATAAAAGTCTAACGGCAAGGACTAAACAATTCACCGAaaaaaacattagggactaaacagttcaccgagaaaaacgttagggactttaccgtgtattttttaaaatacagagactaaacagtgtattttgtccaaatatagggactaataaattaattaccctattatATACtcaaacttgtaactttttacGGTTTGCCATcttaaacttgtcaattttctATTTACTGATTTGATTAATTTCAAACAAAATCCATATTGTAACACCATACACCAAAATTGATAAGCTCGTGAAGTTGAACAGTAAAAAGTTGCAAGTTTAAACATGTGATAGATCCAAAATATCAAACGATAAAACATTTAGATCCAAAATATCAAACGATAAAACAtcttaatttgtttaaaagtgaCCTCACGTTCAATTTATCCTGAGTAGGCTTAAAGAGttatatcactttaagcaaagTTCAATTTATAAGTTGAATTTATTAGTATGAACAACTTTTAGGTGTGTACcattttttacatatattaaCACATTTACCAGCAGCATGTCTATAAATGCACCAAACACAATTTTCACATGTTCCACATTCAGGACATAACAAAAAAGTCTCTTACATCAGAACCTTTTTCAGAAGAAAGAATGTTCTAGCTTTCCTATTGCCTTTTAGTCTCTcatatatatttgattataaCATTCTTTCATAGCCTAATGGAAAGGGGAATAACTTACAACAGCTAACCCATTTATTGCCCCAATAatattagaaaagaaaatacaaaatgCATCAAACTTGCAAATATTTGATGGCAGTGTGTACATCCTTATCCCCTCTCCCACTGCAGTTGAGTACTACCTTAGCTCCATCTGGGAGTGTTGGGCAGAGCTTCTCCAAATAAGCCAGTGCATGAGATGTCTCCAGAGCCGGGATTATGCCCTCTAATCGCGATAATCTCTTGAATGCTGCATTTACATCACAAAACAATCATTACCAAAGTGTTTAACTTGGTTAAATAAAGTAAAAACAACTAATACCTTCGAGTGCTTCCTCATCTGTAACACAGTAGTATTCAGCACGTCCTTTCTCTTTCAGAAAGCTGTGCTCCGGTCCAACTCCAGGATAATCCAACCtgcacaaaacaaacaaaatgcAGAATGCAACACAGAAATATAATTAGATAAGCTTCATCAAAATCCAATTGAAACACACTGTTAAAATCCTTACCCTGCGCTAATAGAATGAGGCTCAATGATTTGTCCATCATCATCTTGTAACAAGTAGCTCATAGCTCCATGCAGGACTCCAACTTCTCCTTTGGTCAAAGTTGCAGCATGCTTACCGCTATCCAAGCCTAGACCAGCAGCCTCTACACCTATCAATCGAACATCCCTATCCTTCACAAAATCATCAAAGAGTCCCATGGCATTTGAACCTCCACCAACACACGCAACTAGCACGTCTGGCTTTCCGCCCCACTTTTCAATTGCTTGTTTTCTTGTTTCTATACCGATAACTCGATGAAACTCCCGAACCATCATGGGATATGGATGTGGCCCTGCTACAGATCCCAAAATGTAATGGGTTGTCTCCACATTAGTTACCCAATCCCTTATAGCTTCTGATGTAGCATCCTTCAGTGTGGCTGTCCCAGAATGAACAGGTCTCACCTCAGCACCGAGAAGCCTCATCCTGAAAACGTTAAGTGATTGCCGTTCCATATCTTGAGCACCCATATAAATGATGCACTGCAAACCAAACCTTGCACAAACTGTAGCAGTTGCTACACCGTGCTGACCAGCTCCAGTTTCAGCTATAATACGCTCCTTACCCAAACGCTTAGCAAGCAAAACTTGGCCAATTGCATTATTGATCTTATGAGCACCAGTGTGGTTAAGATCTTCCCTCTTGAGGTAAATGTGAGGTCCTTCACCATTAGGCCGCCTATAATGCTCGGTTAGCCGCTCAGCAAAGTAAAGAGGAGTTTCCCTACCAACATAATCTTTCAAAATCCCAGCTAGTTCTTTCTGCAAGATTACATTTATTTTACAATTTGAGATATCACTAAATACCTATCAGAAAAACAGCTCCCAACAATAATTTTTTCTAGAAATTTCTTAGAACCCCAACATAATTCATCAAATAGTTACCAATAAAAGAAGAATGAAGGAACTATCATGATTTCAATCAGCTATTTCTTATACCTCTTTCAGGATGCTATTTGTGAATCCAGAATGTTACTTGAGTTAACAATAGACTTGGACGCCATACACATTCAGTAACTAATGAACCCAATATGCTCCAATGAAATCAATCTACCATTTATATGACCAAAACAAACATAATGCAaaatcgcaaaaaaaaaaaattaacgccACAATCTTGAGAGAATCGAAATGAAAATGGTATGCTTGTAACCAGATGAACAAACATTCAATAACCAGAAAAGATCATCAAACACACTAACAAGACAGAAagggattaaaaaaaaaaggaacctGAAACTCCAAATCATCCTTGAGGTCATTAAACGCAGATTCGAGTTCAGTGAGCGCATACATTAAGGTTTCAGGGACATATTTCCCACCGAATTTACCAAATCGACCGAAAGAATCAGGGCGCAGCCATAAGGCGGGGTCAGACTCCTTATCCTCCATTTGGACAGCTGCCTCCCGGGTCAGAGTGCAAGAGACAGAAAATCTAGATGTGAACTTGCTGAATCCAAAAGGCAATTGAGAGGATGAGGAGGAGGATTTGGAGACAGGAGAAGAAGTAGAGAAAGAAGAAATCTGAGCTCTGCAAGGTGAAATGGTGGAAGCGGCCATTAGggatttaatttttcttattgttGTTTGTTTCTACTTTTTTAAAGACCGgaaattgggatttttttttatataagttcAGGGCACGTGAGGTAGGTGATGCCATTTCCCTCCTTTTTATTATTGTATTTTCAGTGTCTGACGTGGCAATTTATTGGCCTATCCACCCATCAAAGCAAAGTAAATTGACAATCCAAACGGCTAGCCGACATATATGTAAATTTCAAATCTGGTAAGCTCAATTTTGTAAAAACGGGACATCAATTACAAACCACTCCCATCAATCAAATAATTCAGACTGATAGGAACAAATAAACTTTACCTATATTATacagggttaaggtgtaaaagtacctctaacgttttgggtgaggaataattttacccttaatatctaaaatggtataattaTACATCactttttttcaataattaaactATTATATATCTCTTAAAAATTAGAATTGTTTTTAAAATGGTAACATAATAAAGTCTATAGATTTATGTTACCATATAACTTACATAACAACCATTTTTATAAccatttttatattaaactgttagtattttaaaatttaaaatttattatttaagtaaaaaattttGATGGAGAATCAACCAAGGCCATTAGCAGAGGTTTGTGATGCTCCATGGAATAAGCTTTGGCAAATTGATGCTCCTCCGAAGATTAAAAATTTACTATAGTGTGCTGCATGGAATATATTATCAATTCGGAAAACTCTTCACAATCAATATATAGAAATTGATACATTCTGTCCGTTTTGCCAACAAGAGTAGGAGGAACACACAATCTCACTTGTTTCTTCACTGTCCGGTGACGCTCCAGGCTTGGGAATCGCCATCACTGAGCAATTGCAGGCCGAGAACGGATTCTAATTCTGACTCTAGTGATTGGTGGGTTACACGTATTTTGGCAGATTCTCAGGAAACGGCAAGGGCTTCGGCTACTTTCCTATGGTATGTTTGGTACTGTCAAAACAAGAAGGTATGGGAGCAAGCTCAGGTGAACGTAACGGGATTGGCAGATTGAGCGGCTTCAATTTTAACAACATGGCGGGACGCACATCAGCCAAGTGCAGCACGAGGCAACGGTTCTATGAATATCGTTATTGATAGCTGGGTACCACCACAATATGGACTTAAGGTAAACTCCGATGCAACTTTTGTGCCTGGTACAAGCAAAATTGGAATAAGAGCGGTTATCCAAAATGATAGAGGAGAGTTTGTCGCAGCACGTTATGGCCAGATTCTGAAAAATTATAATCCGACATTGGCAGAAGCAATCTCATGCCGTGAGGCTCTAAATTGGATTAAGGAGTGAAGAGATGAGTATATTTGTATTGAGGGTGATGCTCAGATTGTAATAAACGCGTCATGTCATGAAGGTATGGAAGACCTATCGAACTTGGGATTAGTCATTGAGGACTTTCGAAACCTCGCAGTCTCAATAACACATTGCAGATTCCGCTTTGTTAATCGAAGTGACAACTGTGTCGCAGATATGATAGCAAAGTTAGGTTTCTCTAATCTTTATTGACTGTAACCAATATTATTCCCTCATCCGTTGTAAGCTTGATGGCTAATGTTTGACATATTATTTGATATCattatttcattaaaaaaaataaaagaatttgataaattatgaaaatattGAAGGTTAAGATCCAAAGTTTTttaaaagtaattattttttacttaatcttttcttttaattaattttgaaaaaatcgaGGTCATCTTAAGTTTCGAATGGACCGTCAAATCCCAAATTAACTCTGATCCTTATCGAATTATTAAAAGTTAAcaaattcaaaatgatccaaatGAAAATTTATCTGGTTCTTGGTCCTATCGGTGAGACCAACTGCTCTGATCTAGATCTAACAATATTGAAACTTCTGTTAATTAGGACTATTATATCAGTAAATTAGACTTATGTtaaatttattttgataaaatacaTATTAAGTTTCtaatcaattaattttttattgattaaatctTTAATCTTTTTAAAtagatatattaaattatactaagcCACTAATCAAatactttttaatattatttagcaTGCATAAAACTATGAAAAGTAATAGTTAAGAAATATCGATCGTGACAATCTATATGTCAATTGACGTATTAAAATGGTGACATATTAATAGTCATGTTTACGCTAAATGAAGTTGGTAAAAAGTATCATTAGGTTAGaccattgatctttcattttttttgttcattaagcccttgatct encodes:
- the LOC136219036 gene encoding tryptophan synthase beta chain 1; the encoded protein is MAASTISPCRAQISSFSTSSPVSKSSSSSSQLPFGFSKFTSRFSVSCTLTREAAVQMEDKESDPALWLRPDSFGRFGKFGGKYVPETLMYALTELESAFNDLKDDLEFQKELAGILKDYVGRETPLYFAERLTEHYRRPNGEGPHIYLKREDLNHTGAHKINNAIGQVLLAKRLGKERIIAETGAGQHGVATATVCARFGLQCIIYMGAQDMERQSLNVFRMRLLGAEVRPVHSGTATLKDATSEAIRDWVTNVETTHYILGSVAGPHPYPMMVREFHRVIGIETRKQAIEKWGGKPDVLVACVGGGSNAMGLFDDFVKDRDVRLIGVEAAGLGLDSGKHAATLTKGEVGVLHGAMSYLLQDDDGQIIEPHSISAGLDYPGVGPEHSFLKEKGRAEYYCVTDEEALEAFKRLSRLEGIIPALETSHALAYLEKLCPTLPDGAKVVLNCSGRGDKDVHTAIKYLQV